A window of Phyllobacterium sp. T1293 contains these coding sequences:
- a CDS encoding ABC transporter ATP-binding protein, which produces MSEPFLRVDHFGVSYGKTVALADVSLELLRGGRLALIGESGSGKSTLAMAIAGLLPEQAQQTGSISFPAASMRPRLGRDIGVVFQDPGGSLDPVIKVGDQIAEIIRAHEDTSWIAARVRAADLMDRVHIPKALSRLNSYPHEFSGGQRQRIALALALAAGPSMIIADELTSALDTVVQRHIVNLLDELVREDGLTLLFVTHDIALASERADQIAVLYKGQLVECGGAADVLGKPVHPYTKALIGAHLSLETPRQRRLAEINPDSLSLP; this is translated from the coding sequence ATGAGCGAACCATTCCTGCGCGTTGATCATTTCGGCGTTTCCTACGGCAAAACCGTCGCGCTGGCGGATGTCTCGCTGGAACTTCTCCGGGGAGGAAGGCTGGCGCTCATCGGCGAAAGCGGTTCGGGGAAGTCGACCCTCGCCATGGCCATAGCCGGATTGTTGCCAGAACAGGCGCAACAGACAGGATCGATCAGTTTTCCCGCCGCTTCGATGCGCCCACGCCTCGGCAGGGATATCGGCGTGGTGTTTCAGGACCCCGGCGGCAGCCTTGATCCGGTTATCAAGGTCGGCGACCAGATTGCCGAAATTATCCGCGCGCATGAGGACACAAGCTGGATTGCCGCGCGGGTGCGTGCCGCCGACCTTATGGACCGCGTGCATATTCCAAAGGCGCTTTCACGGCTCAACAGCTATCCGCATGAATTCTCAGGCGGGCAGCGTCAGCGCATCGCGCTTGCCTTGGCCTTGGCGGCGGGTCCGTCAATGATCATTGCCGATGAGCTGACAAGTGCGCTCGACACGGTGGTGCAGCGCCACATCGTCAACCTGCTGGATGAGCTGGTGCGCGAGGATGGGCTGACCCTGCTTTTCGTCACCCATGATATCGCGCTGGCGTCCGAACGTGCCGACCAGATCGCCGTTCTTTACAAGGGGCAACTGGTCGAGTGCGGCGGTGCGGCGGATGTTCTGGGCAAGCCCGTGCATCCCTATACGAAAGCGCTGATCGGCGCGCATCTGTCGCTGGAGACACCGCGCCAGCGACGCCTTGCCGAAATCAACCCCGACAGTCTGAGTCTGCCATGA
- a CDS encoding ABC transporter permease codes for MPPLASFFVKRLLGAIPVLGAVLVGSFLLLEAAPGDAVDSYVAGSGGLDAGQLAQLRQDWGLDQGPMNRFIAYISALAHGDFGWSTAFQRPVLSVVFERLPVTLLLMGIATALAFFLGSLLGIIAGARPGSLRDRFLSIGSLILYAVPGFWLGLLLIIIFAVDLRWLPVGGIETIASGKTGLAQMTDIATHLVLPVAALAMVYLALYLRLMRDRMSEIWRDPFVTGLKARGLSRRRIVWRHVARNAVLPVITMLGWQAAVMLGGSVVVESVFAIPGFGRLAAEAVSRRDTPLLLGIILCSAITVIIANLLVDLAYGKLDPRVRVGR; via the coding sequence TTGCCGCCTCTCGCCTCCTTTTTTGTAAAGCGCCTGCTGGGGGCCATTCCGGTTCTCGGTGCGGTGCTGGTGGGCAGCTTTTTGCTGCTGGAGGCAGCACCGGGCGATGCTGTTGATTCCTATGTGGCGGGCTCTGGTGGTCTCGATGCCGGGCAACTGGCGCAATTGCGGCAGGATTGGGGGCTCGACCAAGGGCCGATGAACCGTTTCATCGCCTATATTTCCGCGCTTGCTCATGGGGATTTCGGCTGGTCAACGGCCTTTCAGCGTCCCGTGCTTTCGGTGGTTTTCGAACGCTTGCCGGTGACGCTGCTATTGATGGGCATTGCCACCGCGCTCGCTTTCTTTCTGGGCTCGCTGCTCGGCATTATCGCTGGTGCAAGGCCGGGCTCATTGCGTGACCGCTTCCTCTCCATCGGCTCTCTAATCCTTTATGCGGTGCCGGGTTTTTGGCTGGGATTGCTGCTGATTATCATTTTCGCCGTCGATCTGCGCTGGCTGCCGGTTGGCGGCATTGAAACCATTGCTTCGGGGAAAACCGGATTGGCGCAGATGACGGATATTGCCACCCATCTGGTCCTGCCGGTTGCCGCGCTCGCCATGGTCTATCTCGCGCTATACCTGCGGCTGATGCGCGACCGCATGAGCGAAATCTGGCGCGATCCTTTTGTGACGGGGCTCAAAGCGCGCGGACTCAGCCGGCGCCGTATCGTCTGGCGGCATGTGGCGCGCAACGCGGTTCTTCCCGTTATTACCATGCTCGGCTGGCAGGCAGCGGTGATGCTCGGCGGCAGCGTGGTGGTGGAAAGCGTTTTTGCCATTCCGGGCTTTGGTCGTCTGGCTGCGGAAGCCGTCTCGCGCCGTGATACGCCGTTGCTGCTCGGTATCATCCTGTGTAGTGCGATCACGGTGATCATCGCCAATCTGCTGGTTGATCTGGCCTATGGCAAGCTCGATCCGCGTGTGAGGGTGGGGCGATGA
- a CDS encoding ABC transporter substrate-binding protein, whose product MSRILLNRRTFLHLTASAAALTALPGLGWAQGTTPVKGGRLVVAGDSEPANLNPAIVASNGVFFVASKIVEPLAEQSYDGKDGLSPRLATAWEGSADGLTATFKLREGVTWHDGTPFTSADVAFSALEVWKKLQNLGRVVFKNLESVETPDDHTAIFKFSEPTPFQLIRNALPVVTSVVPKHLYEGTDIAKNPANEKLVGTGPFKYGEHKPGEYYLLKRNEAYWQKDQPALDEIVYQVLTDRAAAGNALEAEQIQLAAFSAVPLADLDRISKVPGLKVYANGYEGLTYQLIVEINHRRKELSDPNVRQALAHAIDKDFVIKTIFLGYAKPSTGPVPAYDKTFYEPDVAAYVFDPDKAEALLDEAGYKRGADGIRFKLKLLPAPFFNETKQFGDYLRQALAKVGIDAQVVSNDTPAHLKAVYTDHDFDITVATPVYRSDPAISTTILFESGLPDGVPFSNQYGYVNADIDDLIKDAASTIDGAERAGLYKQLQKKVAEDLPLINVAEFSFITVARDTVQNVSDNPRWAVSNWANVWLKG is encoded by the coding sequence CTTTTCTTCATCTGACCGCCAGTGCCGCCGCGCTGACCGCGTTGCCGGGCCTTGGATGGGCGCAGGGCACAACGCCTGTCAAAGGCGGGCGTCTGGTTGTCGCCGGGGACAGCGAACCCGCCAATCTCAATCCGGCCATTGTAGCCTCCAATGGCGTATTCTTTGTCGCCAGCAAGATTGTCGAGCCACTAGCCGAGCAATCCTATGATGGCAAGGATGGCTTGTCGCCGCGCCTTGCCACCGCATGGGAGGGGTCTGCCGATGGCCTGACGGCCACATTCAAACTGCGTGAGGGCGTAACGTGGCATGACGGCACGCCGTTTACTTCGGCTGACGTGGCTTTCTCCGCGCTCGAAGTGTGGAAGAAACTGCAAAATCTCGGGCGTGTCGTCTTCAAAAATCTGGAGAGTGTCGAAACGCCGGATGATCACACGGCCATTTTCAAATTCTCTGAGCCAACGCCATTCCAGCTTATCCGCAATGCGCTGCCAGTTGTCACATCGGTTGTGCCGAAACATCTCTATGAAGGCACTGACATCGCCAAGAACCCGGCCAATGAGAAACTGGTTGGCACGGGGCCCTTCAAATATGGCGAGCACAAGCCGGGTGAATATTATCTCCTGAAGCGCAATGAAGCCTATTGGCAAAAGGACCAGCCGGCATTGGATGAAATTGTCTATCAGGTGCTCACCGACCGCGCCGCCGCAGGCAATGCGCTGGAAGCCGAGCAGATCCAGCTCGCTGCATTCTCGGCTGTACCGCTTGCTGACCTTGATCGAATTTCAAAGGTGCCGGGCCTGAAAGTCTATGCCAATGGTTATGAAGGGCTGACCTATCAGCTCATTGTCGAAATCAACCATCGCCGCAAGGAACTGTCCGACCCGAATGTGCGTCAGGCACTGGCCCATGCCATCGACAAGGATTTTGTCATCAAGACAATCTTCCTTGGCTATGCCAAGCCATCAACAGGACCTGTACCAGCCTATGACAAGACATTTTATGAGCCCGATGTGGCTGCTTATGTCTTTGATCCTGATAAGGCCGAGGCACTGCTTGATGAGGCCGGTTATAAGCGCGGTGCGGATGGCATTCGCTTTAAATTGAAATTGCTGCCAGCCCCATTCTTCAATGAAACCAAACAGTTTGGCGATTATCTGCGTCAGGCATTGGCAAAGGTTGGCATTGATGCGCAGGTGGTCAGCAATGACACACCGGCGCATCTGAAGGCCGTTTATACGGATCATGATTTCGATATCACCGTGGCAACGCCGGTTTATCGCTCTGATCCGGCCATCTCGACCACCATTCTGTTCGAAAGCGGGTTGCCTGATGGTGTGCCATTCTCCAACCAATATGGCTATGTCAACGCAGATATAGACGATCTCATCAAAGACGCGGCTTCAACTATTGATGGTGCCGAGCGCGCAGGCCTCTACAAACAGTTGCAGAAGAAGGTGGCCGAGGACCTGCCGCTGATCAATGTCGCCGAGTTCTCATTCATTACGGTCGCGCGCGACACGGTGCAGAATGTATCTGACAATCCACGCTGGGCCGTGTCCAACTGGGCCAATGTCTGGCTGAAAGGGTAG
- a CDS encoding ABC transporter ATP-binding protein — protein MSEADSIVLDVRDIAKRFGDRNASGLRDISLTLGRGETLALVGASGSGKTTLARLVMRLSEPDAGSIHLCGHDITAMRGGALRLLRHRFQMVFQDPLAAFNPRANIRRILEDPLRLHDLAPKENYSEVIAAALERVGLSPDLMQRNPLELSGGQRQRVAIARAVMTRPDLIVLDEPVSALDVSVRAQILNLLLDLQEETGVAYLFISHDLAVVRAIADRMIVMDEGRVVESGETERVLAVPQAEATRALIDAVPRLKSWA, from the coding sequence ATGAGCGAAGCCGATTCCATCGTTCTTGATGTGCGCGATATCGCCAAACGCTTTGGCGACCGCAATGCGTCGGGTCTCAGAGATATCAGCCTTACCTTGGGGCGCGGCGAAACGCTGGCGCTGGTCGGTGCGTCAGGTTCCGGCAAAACAACGCTGGCGCGGCTTGTCATGCGGTTGAGCGAGCCGGACGCCGGATCAATTCATCTGTGCGGACATGATATCACCGCCATGCGTGGCGGGGCGTTGCGACTGTTGCGTCACCGCTTCCAGATGGTGTTTCAAGACCCGCTGGCGGCATTTAACCCGCGCGCCAATATCAGGCGGATTCTGGAAGACCCGCTGCGACTGCATGATCTGGCTCCAAAGGAAAACTACAGTGAGGTTATCGCCGCCGCCCTCGAACGGGTGGGGCTGAGCCCCGATTTGATGCAACGCAATCCGCTTGAGCTTTCCGGCGGACAGCGCCAGCGCGTCGCTATTGCCAGGGCTGTGATGACCAGACCTGATCTGATTGTGCTCGATGAGCCGGTCTCGGCACTGGATGTTTCGGTGCGGGCGCAAATCCTCAATCTGCTGCTCGACCTGCAGGAAGAGACTGGCGTGGCCTATCTCTTCATTTCCCATGATCTCGCCGTGGTCCGCGCGATTGCCGACCGCATGATTGTGATGGATGAGGGGCGGGTTGTCGAAAGTGGTGAAACGGAACGGGTTCTGGCTGTACCGCAGGCAGAAGCCACCCGGGCACTGATCGATGCGGTGCCGCGCCTGAAAAGCTGGGCCTGA
- a CDS encoding ABC transporter permease, translating to MMIWRRLNLEGRAGFVLLVVLVLMALLAPWIVPGDPLAITGEPLLRPLTSDAHLLGTDRLGRDVLSELLYGTRTTLLVAFFSAAASLVIGSFVGTLAGFLGGIADAILMRITEAFQTVPGFLLALATISVTGPSVPTLIFAISIGNWTQAARVTRAEVLSLRERDFVAAARTLGMRPLEIAFREILPNAFGPAASLAAISVAAAILIEAALSFLGFGDPNRVTWGSMIAEGRTVLRTAPYLSIVPGLALVVTVLSVHLIGRGLSRNERLLQP from the coding sequence ATGATGATCTGGCGGCGTCTTAACCTTGAAGGCCGGGCGGGCTTCGTGCTGCTTGTCGTGCTTGTGCTTATGGCACTGCTGGCCCCGTGGATCGTGCCGGGTGATCCGCTTGCTATTACCGGCGAACCTTTGCTGCGCCCCCTCACATCGGATGCGCATCTGCTGGGCACAGACCGGCTTGGCCGCGATGTTCTCTCCGAACTCCTCTACGGCACCCGCACGACGCTGCTCGTGGCGTTCTTCTCGGCTGCGGCATCGCTTGTCATCGGCAGTTTTGTCGGCACGCTTGCCGGGTTCCTCGGCGGCATTGCTGACGCGATCCTGATGCGGATAACCGAGGCGTTTCAGACGGTTCCGGGTTTTCTGCTGGCGCTGGCAACAATCAGCGTCACCGGGCCAAGCGTTCCGACGCTGATCTTTGCCATCAGTATTGGCAACTGGACACAGGCTGCGCGCGTTACCCGCGCGGAAGTGCTTTCCCTGCGCGAGCGCGATTTCGTCGCTGCGGCCCGCACGCTTGGTATGCGTCCGCTCGAAATTGCATTCCGGGAAATCCTGCCCAATGCCTTTGGCCCTGCCGCTTCGCTGGCAGCTATTTCCGTGGCTGCGGCCATTCTGATCGAGGCGGCGCTGTCATTTCTCGGCTTCGGCGATCCGAACCGCGTGACATGGGGCAGCATGATTGCCGAAGGGCGCACTGTGCTGCGCACCGCGCCTTACCTTTCCATTGTGCCGGGTCTGGCGCTGGTTGTGACAGTCCTTAGTGTTCATCTGATTGGACGCGGATTATCGCGCAATGAGAGGTTGCTTCAGCCATGA